The DNA sequence GGATCCTGGAAGACGCGGGCGATAAAGCGCGCGCGCTGGAAATCGGGCCAGTGGGTGATGTCGATGCCGTTCAGATGCAGGGTCCCGACTTCCGGGGCGTAACTGCCCGCGATCGCCTGCAGCAATGTCGATTTGCCGGATCCGTTTTGTCCGACCACCACGATGAACTCGCCCTTCGCGATCGAGAGCGACACATCGCGCAGTGCGTGCACTTCCGACAGCGTGCCGCGGTTGAAATACTTGTGCACACCCGCGAGTTCGAGCAGCGTCGCGGGCGTCGCGGACGCCGCGCCCGTGTTGCGGAATTCCGTCATCGCGCGCGCCTCCGCAGTACATCGGGAAGCCAGAGCACCAGCACCAGGAAGGTGGCGTTGATCAGCTTGAAGTAGTCGGTCTCCACGCCCAATGCCAGCAGCGCGGCCACGAGATAGCGCACGATCACGCTGGCAAGCACGACACTGGCTAGAGCGCGCGCCAGGCGTCCTCTGCCCGCGATCACCTGGCCGACTATCACGCTGGTCAATCCCACCGCGATGAAGCCGACGCCGGTTGTGAGATCGGCCGTGTTGACGTCCTGCGCGTACAGTGCGCCGGCCGCGGCCACGAGCCCGTTCGAGATCGCCAGTCCGATGAGCACCGTGAGGTTGGTGTTCACACCGAGTGCGCGCACCATGCGCTCGTTCTCGCCCGATGCGCGCAGCGCCAGTCCGATGTTGGTGCGGAGAAACGCGTACAGCGCAAAGGAAACCACTGCAACGATGCACAGCACCATGGCTGCAAAAACAATATCCTCGGCGGGCAGCACGGCCTGTTTCAAGGCCGCGAGTGTGGATTCCGAAAACAATGCCGCGCCGATGTCCGCTGCCTGTGTCTTGAGCGACGCTTCGTCGATCAGCACCACGGCGCTCGAATCCATCAGGAAGTAATTTGCGGAGTAGAGGCCGGTCATCACGATGATGCCGCTCAGGATCTTGTTCACGTGCAGGCGGGTCTGCAGCAGGCCCGTCACTGAGCCCGCGATCATGCCCGCGAGCACGCCAAGCAGCGTAGCACTGACGGGATCGGTTCCGTTTTTGATGGCCATAAGAGCCACCACACCGCCACTCGAGAAGGAACCGTCGACGGTGATGTCCGGGAAATTGAAAATCCTGTAGCTGATGTACACGCCGAGCCCAAGCAGCGCAAGTATCAAGCCGAGCGTGAGCGGACCGAGGTAGACGAGCATGCCGGTCAGCCCTTCACCGATGTGACGGGACCGAACCAGCAGGCGCCGCGCAGAAATTCGCTCTGCCCGCGCCCGGTGAACGGCCGGTCGTCGTTGATCAGATGCAGCAGCCCCAGCGAACTCTCGCTGTCGAATGTGTCGGGATCGAACATGGTGGCGACGGTCTGATGCAGGTCGAGCTTGCCCTTTGTAACGTGACGATACGAAAGAGCGGCGGCATGCGCGTGCGCAACGATGTCGGAACCGGTCGCGAGCGGACGCAGGAACGGGCGCAACGCCGCGTCTTCGCCACGGGCCACGATGCCCACCACCCACGCGAGACTGCGCGCGTGCAGGGGTTCGAGCGAATATCCGAACCACTCGCGCACTTCGGGATGTGAAAACACCGCGCTGCCCGGCTGCACCGGCGACCGGCGCAGCCAGGTGCCCACGAGCCCCGAGGTCTCGGCCAGCACCACAAAACCGACGGTGCCGCCGCCCGCCGTTTCGTGCAAACGCAGAAACAGCTCGGAGGCGGTGAGCGCCTCGCTGTGATTCTCGGTTTCAAATCGCGCGTGATGCGTGAACGCGCCCTGAAGGAGCACACCCGACAGCACGTG is a window from the Ignavibacteriota bacterium genome containing:
- a CDS encoding ABC transporter permease, whose product is MLVYLGPLTLGLILALLGLGVYISYRIFNFPDITVDGSFSSGGVVALMAIKNGTDPVSATLLGVLAGMIAGSVTGLLQTRLHVNKILSGIIVMTGLYSANYFLMDSSAVVLIDEASLKTQAADIGAALFSESTLAALKQAVLPAEDIVFAAMVLCIVAVVSFALYAFLRTNIGLALRASGENERMVRALGVNTNLTVLIGLAISNGLVAAAGALYAQDVNTADLTTGVGFIAVGLTSVIVGQVIAGRGRLARALASVVLASVIVRYLVAALLALGVETDYFKLINATFLVLVLWLPDVLRRRAR